Genomic DNA from Candidatus Abyssobacteria bacterium SURF_5:
CACATTCCCACAACGCCTACTACTGCTGATTCGCTTCGCACCTTTAAAGACAAAGACCAAAGAAAAGAGCATTTTACAGAAATTTCTTGACATTACTCTAATAACAATTGCAATAATTTTGATGTTATTCTGTCTTTGCTTGATCATCATTGGCTGTTACAAGACGTCAATTGTTAGAAGGAATTCAGAACTTATACTTCCGGTGAGAATCACAATTAAAATATTGGCCCCCATAATAGGCGTATTGGCGATATTAATATTGAAAAATCTACCCTTCTCGGTGCCGTTTCCATTCCTCTTGCTTCTGATTTTAATCGATATTTCTTCTATTCTTATTTTCTTGTGTTCTGATATCATAGTGACAAATGATGGTATCTATATGAGCCTGATGCTTAAATCCCTATCTTGGGACAGAATAAAGGAAATTACAAATCATCCCTCATACTTAGCGATAACTGGGCATCGGAAACGAGACACCAAGCAATATATCAAGTTCATATGGAATATCAGAGATGAAGATGTGGCAGCACTTCAGTCTCTGTTTTTCAAGAAAATGAGCTGAGAAAATTGGCCTTATGTCGACTTGAAGAACGCTCCGGCCTCTAGTACTACCGCGCGCGCTGGTACTCGCCCGAAATCAGGCGGTTCCTCATCCAGGATCCGATTGAGTATCTGGGCGGAGTTAGTCTGTATGAGCTTTGATCCGGCCCTGCATGCGAGCGGGGCCCTCTTCTTTTTCCAGCCGTAACAGGCTTGGGGATCCGCTGGTTTCGACCCCGGCGCGGCCCAAAACATTCCCGCGTTTTAAGCCACATCGTCCTTGACCGCCTCAGATTGCATATGCTATAGTTGAAAAGATGTGTGAGGCGGCAGGGAAATCCATGTGATGAATGGCGACCCCACAAAATCTCTCGGTCTGAAAGTCAAGAGGACGTTTACCGCCTTTTTGCCCATTGACGCCAATCGGAAAGGCGCCTGCCGGCGGTGCGGCGGATGCTGCAAATTGGCTTTTAACTGTCCTTTTTATGATGGTACCGGATGCGCAATCTACTCGATTCGGCCCCCACAATGCCGCAAATATCCGCGCACGAAAGAGGAATCAATTGTGCCGGGGTGTGGTTTCAAATTCGGCGACTGAGCCGGTCCTGCGGCTTCGGCTCGAATGCCGAGGCGCCCACTCTTTTCATTCTCTATGCCAAAACGAAATGACATCCAAAAAATACTCATAATCGGGTCCGGCCCGATCATCATCGGCCAGGCCTGCGAATTCGATTATTCCGGCGCGCAGGCCTGCAAGGCGCTGCGGGAAGAAGGCTATACCATCGTGCTGGTGAACAGCAATCCCGCCACGATCATGACCGATCCCGAGATGGCCGACCGCACCTATATCGAGCCGCTCGTTCCCCATGTGCTTGAGAAGATCATCGAGCGCGAACGCCCTCATGCGCTCCTGCCCACCATCGGGGGCCAAACCGGCCTGAACCTGGCGGTCGACCTGGCCCAGATGGGCGTCCTCGACCGCTGGAACGTCGAATTGATCGGGGCAAAGCTGCCGGCCATTCAAAAGGCGGAAGACCGCTCTCTCTTTAAAGAGGCCATGAACCGAATCGGGCTCGAACTGCCAAGAAGCTATTTCTGCCATTCAATCGAAGAAGCGATGGCTCAAATCGATGCCATCGGATTCCCCGTCGTCATCCGGCCCTCTTTTACCCTCGGCGGGACCGGCGGAAACATCGCCTATAATCGCGATGAGTTCGAGCGCATGGTGAAATGGGGGCTCGATGCCAGCCCCATCAGTGAGGTCCTGGTCGAGGAATCCGTCATCGGCTGGAAAGAATACGAGCTCGAGGTCATGCGCGACGGCGCCGACAACGTCGTCATCATCTGCTCGATCGAGAATTTCGACCCAATGGGCATTCACACCGGCGACAGCATCACGGTCGCTCCCGCGCAGACGCTTTCCGACAAGGAATACCAGGCGATGCGCGATGCCGCCGCAGCTGTCATCCGCGAGATAGGAGTCGATACCGGCGGCTCGAACATCCAGTTCGCCGTCGATCCCGCGACCGGACGCATGGTCGTCATCGAAATGAACCCCCGCGTCTCGCGCAGCTCGGCGCTCGCATCGAAAGCCACCGGCTTCCCGATCGCAAAAATCGCGGCTAAACTCGCCGTCGGCTATACGCTAGACGAAATCCCGAACGACATCACGAAGCAGACGCCGGCTTCCTTCGAGCCCACCATCGACTACTGCGTCGTGAAGATTCCGCGCTGGGCCTTCGAGAAATTCCCCGGCTCGGACCCGACGCTCACCATTCAAATGAAAAGCGTCGGCGAAACCATGAGCATCGGACGGACCTTCAAAGAGGCCCTGCAAAAGGGCCTGCGTTCGCTCGAAATAGACCGGTACGGCCTCGGCAGCGACGGCAAGAACGTCCGCTATCCCGCCGGCGCCGCCGGTCCGGAGACAATCAACCACATCAGGGAAAGACTCAGGACGCCAACGAGCGAACGCATTTTCTATCTGCGCGAAGCCATATTGGCGGGACTCGATATCGCTGAGATATATCAATTGACGCGCATCGATCCGTGGTTTATCAACAATATCAAGGACATTCTGGACGCAGAATCGCGCCTGCGGTCCGCGCCCGTCTCCCTCCTTGATATGATTCGCGGCGCGGCCGGCCAAAACGGCAGCCCGGAGGCGCGCGCCCTTCTTCTGGATGCCAAGCAGCATGGCTTCTCCGACCGCCAGCTTGCATATCTGTGGGAATCGGACGAGATGACGGTGCGGAGCGCGCGCAAAAAACTGGGAGTCGAGGCCACCTTCAAGCTGGTCGATACCTGTGCAGCCGAATTCGAAGCCTATACTCCCTATTACTATTCGACCTATTCGGATGAGGATGAAGTCAGGCCGTCCGAAAAGAAGAAAGTCATGATTCTGGGCGGCGGACCCAACCGCATCGGGCAGGGTATCGAATTCGATTACTGCTGCGTGCACGCCGCTTTCGCATTGAAGGAAGAAGGCTGCGAGACCATCATGGTCAATAGCAACCCCGAAACCGTCAGCACCGATTATGATACGTCGGACAAGCTGTATTTCGAGCCGCTCGCGCTCGAGGACGTTCTCAACATTTGCGACAAGGAAAAGCCCGACGGCGTTATCGTCCAGTTCGGCGGGCAAACCCCGCTCAAACTCGCCGTCCCGCTTCAGAAGGCCGGCGTCCCGATCATCGGCACATTGCCTGAACATATCGATGTCGCCGAAGATAGAGAACTCTTTCGTCAAATACTCGACCGGCTCGGCCTGAAACAGGCGCCGAGCGATACGGCTTTTTCAACCGAGGACGCTTTGGGAATCGCCAATCGGATAGGCTACCCCGTGCTGGTGAGGCCATCGTACGTGCTCGGCGGAAGGGCGATGATTATTGCCTACGACGACGAACATCTGCGCGATTACATGACGCTTGCGCGCGAGGCCTCGCCCGATCACCCGATCCTGGTCGACAAATTCCTCGATGACGCCATTGAGATCGACGTCGATGCCGTTTGCGACGGCAATGACGTGATTGTTGCGGGAATCATGGAACATATAGAATTGGCCGGCGTCCATTCCGGCGACAGCGCATGCGTTTTGCCCCCGCATACACTCAAGCCGCAGCAGATTCTCGCACTCAAAGAGCAGACACGCGCGCTTGCGCTCGCCCTCAACGTGATCGGGCTCATCAATATCCAGTTCGCCATTCAGAATGACACTATCTACGTTCTCGAAGTAAACCCGAGAGCGTCGCGCACAGTCCCGTTTGTCTCGAAGGCGACCGGCATTCCCTGGGCAAAGGTGGCCGCCAGATTGATGATCGGCCGGAAACTGAAAGAACTCGGCGTTCCTTCAGATATCGCGCTCAACCACTTTTCGGTCAAAGAGGCGGTCCTTCCCTTTAATAAATTCTCCGGAGTCGATACCATTCTCGGGCCGGAAATGAAATCGACGGGAGAAGTCATGGGGATCGACAAAAGCTTCGGACTCGCCTTCGCAAAAGCGCAAATGGCCGTGAACTCGATGGCCCCGCTGAAGGGGAACGTGCTCATCAGCGTCAACGACAATGACAAGAAGAAAATAGTCTCTGCCGCAAGAAAACTCCAGAACCTCGGCTTCACTCTCTTCGCCACCCGCGGAACCGCCCGTTTTCTTTCAGACGAAGGGCTTCAGGTGAGGCCGGTCTACAAGGTGAACGAGGATCGTCCAAATATTGTCGATCACATCAAGAACAAAGAGATCGCCTTGATTATCAACACGCCGCTGGGAAAAACATCGGCCTTCGATGAGATCGCCATCCGCCGTGCGGCCGTGGATTATCGCATCCCCTACATTACAACAATCGCAGGCGCACACGCCATGGTCAGCGCCATCGAAGCCATAAAAGCCGGCGAGCTCTCCGTCAACTGCCTGCAAGAATATCATTCGCGGGAGCGCGCAACCCTCAGTACTTCACCCTGAACCAAAAACGGAAGGAAGCTCGCATGAAAGCGGCCATCCTGAAAAATGCGCGCGAACTCGTAGTCGAGGACGTGCCGGAACCGAAAATCGCGCTCGACGAGGTCCTTGTCAGAATCGCCGCCTGCGGCATCTGCGGAACCGATCTGCACCTTTACAAGTACGGCGCTCTCAACCCGAATCAAAAGATGGGACACGAATCGGCCGGAACCATCGAGCAACTCGGCGACGGAGTCGACCATTTTCACGCCGGCGACCGTGTGGCCGTGCTCGGGCGCGTCCCGTGCGGTCGGTGCCACTGGTGTCTCCGAAGCAGACATCACATCTGCCCGAATCGCGCTGACCTGCGAGGGGGGTTCAGTGAAT
This window encodes:
- a CDS encoding YkgJ family cysteine cluster protein codes for the protein MNGDPTKSLGLKVKRTFTAFLPIDANRKGACRRCGGCCKLAFNCPFYDGTGCAIYSIRPPQCRKYPRTKEESIVPGCGFKFGD
- a CDS encoding carbamoyl-phosphate synthase large subunit, producing MPKRNDIQKILIIGSGPIIIGQACEFDYSGAQACKALREEGYTIVLVNSNPATIMTDPEMADRTYIEPLVPHVLEKIIERERPHALLPTIGGQTGLNLAVDLAQMGVLDRWNVELIGAKLPAIQKAEDRSLFKEAMNRIGLELPRSYFCHSIEEAMAQIDAIGFPVVIRPSFTLGGTGGNIAYNRDEFERMVKWGLDASPISEVLVEESVIGWKEYELEVMRDGADNVVIICSIENFDPMGIHTGDSITVAPAQTLSDKEYQAMRDAAAAVIREIGVDTGGSNIQFAVDPATGRMVVIEMNPRVSRSSALASKATGFPIAKIAAKLAVGYTLDEIPNDITKQTPASFEPTIDYCVVKIPRWAFEKFPGSDPTLTIQMKSVGETMSIGRTFKEALQKGLRSLEIDRYGLGSDGKNVRYPAGAAGPETINHIRERLRTPTSERIFYLREAILAGLDIAEIYQLTRIDPWFINNIKDILDAESRLRSAPVSLLDMIRGAAGQNGSPEARALLLDAKQHGFSDRQLAYLWESDEMTVRSARKKLGVEATFKLVDTCAAEFEAYTPYYYSTYSDEDEVRPSEKKKVMILGGGPNRIGQGIEFDYCCVHAAFALKEEGCETIMVNSNPETVSTDYDTSDKLYFEPLALEDVLNICDKEKPDGVIVQFGGQTPLKLAVPLQKAGVPIIGTLPEHIDVAEDRELFRQILDRLGLKQAPSDTAFSTEDALGIANRIGYPVLVRPSYVLGGRAMIIAYDDEHLRDYMTLAREASPDHPILVDKFLDDAIEIDVDAVCDGNDVIVAGIMEHIELAGVHSGDSACVLPPHTLKPQQILALKEQTRALALALNVIGLINIQFAIQNDTIYVLEVNPRASRTVPFVSKATGIPWAKVAARLMIGRKLKELGVPSDIALNHFSVKEAVLPFNKFSGVDTILGPEMKSTGEVMGIDKSFGLAFAKAQMAVNSMAPLKGNVLISVNDNDKKKIVSAARKLQNLGFTLFATRGTARFLSDEGLQVRPVYKVNEDRPNIVDHIKNKEIALIINTPLGKTSAFDEIAIRRAAVDYRIPYITTIAGAHAMVSAIEAIKAGELSVNCLQEYHSRERATLSTSP